The Cellulomonas sp. P24 genome contains a region encoding:
- a CDS encoding ribose-5-phosphate isomerase, giving the protein MSDKLRLVVGSDDAGFTYKEALKADLEASELVESVVDVGVDKDSHTEYPRIAVAAAEMISAGLADRALLVCGTGLGVAIAANKVRGVRAVTAHDSFSVERAVLSNNAQVLTFGQRVVGLELARRLAREWLTYRFDETSASAGKVQILADYEGAGSPVPEVTPECR; this is encoded by the coding sequence ATGAGCGACAAGCTACGGCTCGTGGTCGGGTCCGACGACGCGGGCTTCACGTACAAGGAGGCCCTCAAGGCGGACCTCGAGGCGAGCGAGCTCGTGGAGTCCGTCGTCGACGTCGGCGTCGACAAGGACAGCCACACGGAGTACCCGCGGATCGCGGTCGCTGCGGCCGAGATGATCAGCGCGGGCCTGGCGGACCGTGCCCTGCTGGTCTGCGGGACGGGTCTGGGTGTGGCGATCGCCGCGAACAAGGTGCGGGGGGTGCGCGCGGTCACCGCGCACGACAGCTTCTCGGTCGAGCGGGCCGTGCTCAGCAACAACGCGCAGGTCCTCACCTTCGGGCAGCGCGTCGTGGGCCTCGAGCTCGCACGCCGACTGGCGCGGGAGTGGTTGACGTACCGGTTCGACGAGACGTCCGCGTCGGCGGGCAAGGTGCAGATTCTTGCGGACTACGAGGGCGCCGGCTCGCCGGTGCCGGAGGTCACGCCGGAGTGCCGTTAG